The following DNA comes from Gopherus flavomarginatus isolate rGopFla2 chromosome 5, rGopFla2.mat.asm, whole genome shotgun sequence.
CCATCCCATGCAGAGAGTGGGAGAGTTTGGGGATGGGTACtggtcattctctctctcagcaacagagcATAACAACTGCAAAGGCTAGTGCGGATGTAAAGGTGATGCACTAGCTATGGAGTGTTGGTTTATTTTGTTCCTCTCCAGCCCTGGATTCCCTTGTGATCCTTTCCCTGGCACTGCTCTCAGTAACAGCCTGGTTTCCCAAGATCTGTACTGAGTGGAGAATTCAGCCTTCATTGTTGACAATTCTGCAAGGAAGTCACCCAGAGTGCACAATACATACACCCAGGGATTCTCTCTATCTAGACCATAGCTCAGATAAAGGCAGTGTGCTGAGCACTCGGGGTGGAGAGAATCCTTATCTCAGGGTTCTGGAGCAGCATCAAAGCACCTGCAATGTCTCCCTTCAAATTATGTGTATGTATAGAAACTCCTAATATAGAGAAAAGGTTTGGGTAGATCCTTTCGCATGTCAGGGAACAAAAATCACCCATCTCCTTttctttaggtgcttaactctggTCATTCTCTGTTTCCATCTGAGTGCAGCTGATTTGTGGCATCAAAGTGCAGGCGATGTTACAGACATCAAGAGGAGTTATGGATTCCATTATTGTTCCAGACCCACTATTGTAGATTGGCAAACGGCATCATCCACCTCTTTCTATGGATACTGTAGGACATAACCATAAAGCCAGCACATCTTTTGGGCAGGCACACCGGGGTGAGGACGAGGAGATTCGTGTAGGCACACCGGGGTGAGGACGAGGAGATTCGTGTGAAATTTTCATAACGAAACCCCAAACCAAGTAGTTTGGAGATTTGTTTAGCCTGTTTTGAGGCTTTGTCACCAACCTGAAACTTGGGCCTATTTTGAAGATGTTTGTGATCTTGGGCTGAGTTTCGTGTAGTTGTCGGGCAGGTGTGGCTTTGGGCACAATCCCAGTAAAGCTGAACAATTTAGGTTGAATTCTGTTTTCAGATTTGGGTTCACTTGATTTTCATGCAGCTCTAGTTAGGAGACCTAATGCTTGCAAAGCATTTTTATACAAGTGATTACTATTAAATTATTACTATTTGTTgttaattgtcttttttttttggttaggggCGGGATTCTGGGACTCAGGCTAGCTCAACTCAGTCTCCAACTCTGAtacagacttcctctgtggccttggataagtcactttaATCTCATGTTCTCCCAAATACCAgtatgtaaaatgaagataatatttCCTTCTAcccaccctttgcctgtcttgGTCAGTTTGACTGTAAGTCTTTGGGGTAGAGGAttatctctttctttctctttgggTCCCTGATCTTGACAGTGGCCGCTAGGTCATACTGCAATACGAATAGTAAATAGCAACAGAATCATATTTGGTGGGGTGAGGGGGCGCCTGGAAAGGCATATGCTTGTTATAAAGGCATAGACAACTAGGCCTATATGGTATATATCAAGTCTAGGTTTCAAGTAGTTTTACAGTCAAGCTAGTAATGAGTGACATTTACTCCTTCATATCATTTTGGGTCCAATTCTCCAATCTGCCAATATCCTTTTGCTACGTAAGTGGCAGAAAGTGAATTTAAAGTGGCCAGAGATTGTCCCCGGAGAATTCCCCCTGCACAGAAGGAATCACTGCCGGCTTCAAGCTGCTACCATGACTTCACACCTCCTGCCCCAGAAGCTGCCTCCTCCTTGCCAAACAtaagggagaggagagacagggagATGGTGAGTTGTTGCCGGGAGGGGAGTGTGGCAGAGCAAAGCTCTGCTGTGATCAGTTTGTCACTGGTTTAGAGCCACCTTGCATTAGTGGCATCAGTTAAAGCTCCTCCCCCTGATGATTTAATTTAAGCCATGGCCAGACAGCTGAGAATCAAGGAGCCATGAGCGGTTCCTTGGCAGCACCCTCCCTTATATTCCTGAGCTTAGGTCCAGTGGGGAATCACTGCCTTGATGTGTAAATGATTAACCCAATACGTGTATGTTCTGTCACAGGCATTTCCTAGGAGAGACTCTATTTCATAGCTCATCTCTTATCTACATATGTAGCACTTCCAGTAGAGCAGGGCGAAAATGGGAGGAGAAATAATGGCATGTTCACAATTTCCCCCTAATTTCTcttaacattttgaaatgttctgACCCGTTCTAGTTTCCACTTAAGACCCCCCAGTGTGAATGATGGAGTCTCAGACTATGAATGGCCAGAAAGCCATGTCATCACACAAATGAGCTATTCAGAGTAATAGATTAGGGGCTAACTTCTGCTTTGAGGGTCAGCCTGagtaaaggtatcagaatctAGCTCTCAgaattctgttgacttcagtgtgttGCATGCACAAGACTGAGAACAGCATTTGGTCCACTGCATACTTCTGAATCTGCCAATAAGAGGGCACTGTTCTGTAGAGTGCTACTGTAATAGGTGGGACCATTTCCCCCGTTTCATCATCTTGTGAATTTTTATCACATTGCTATAAAAATAGCGGACATAACTGTACTTGATGTCTCAGTCATAAGCAATTAAACAGGCTACATTTTAAAGAATGTGCTAGAGGTACATGTTATTTGTCTTGTATCTCCTACAAAGTGCTATGAAATTGTACTGGAGTTTAACAGATAAAAATTGAAGGGAAAATATTTGAATTGGGGTGGATCTCTTGCTAGAGACATTAGGactaaataatacattttgggttcttAGTTAATCACAGTTAATCGGTTGTCTGTAACCAGGCAGTGTGACTAATCCAAAGCTTTTACAGTATGTAGAACATTCATTACTTGCACATTATGGATTTCCATGGAATGCTGAGACTCTTGCTAATTTTCACACACAGTACAGTTCCTAGGAGTACATGATTACTCTAGAAAGTGAGTATCAAGATGGATTAATGCACTGGTCTTTCTGATTGGGAGACAAGGCTGTGCAGAGCTTGTTTTTAACAGTGTGCCTCTGATCTGATTTatgattttctttctttgtctctcacacacatacacctttTCCTTTATAGGAAGCTAAAATATAAGGCTAATATTTTTTGCTATCAGTGGTGCATAGTGGTGATCAGAATCAGAACTCCAGTAACATGGTTACGGAGCCCATCTTTATCAGTTGAAGTACAAGTGTGTTATAGGGCtgttgaaaaatatatatatataaatagacTCTTTTAATCAATTATTGCAGAAATGGATAATTTGCTGTCACTATCAGTACTTCATATGTACTGTAGCAACAGCTGACATCAGAGCTGTTCCACATTGAACCAAAACAGTTCCACATTGAACCAAAGTTACACGTATTATCAGGATACCGGTGTGGAGTTGAATTGAACTCGCAGAGTTCTTGGGCCCCAAGTCCTCAAAAGTTCAAGGACCAGGATATGTTGTTGGAGGAACTTACAGCAAGGGACTTCTGGGTAAGAAGTCATTCTCTAGCTCTCCACTAAACCACTACAAGTCTGGTGTCTCCCTGCCCACATAACAGCTGGGTAGCTGGAGTGACATTCAGGTGTGACCCACCATTTTGTGAGTGCCCTCTTTTCCTCCTGATTTATAGAGTCACAAAGCATCTACTCATGAGGAAGTTACTTCCTTGCCTGGAGATGACTTTGTGATAAGCATTTGCAACCTGAGGGGAATGGACAGATACAACCGTACGTGTGCATGAAGGGTAAAATAGTAAAGAGACAGTCTATCGCATGAATTGTGGTCGACCTGATGCAATGGGAGagttttaaaacagaaaagaaaaaatgaaagctCTTTACCATCTAAATGGATTTTACATAGTtgcacaaaaggaaaaaaaaacaaaccaaagtcAACTTTCACTACCTCCCACCTTTGAGAAATTAGCACTGGCATCGTAGAATTCACACACAAAGGAAGGTCTTACTTCCTTTGTGCTTCTTTCAATGACATCAACATGCAATGGCTATGAGATGAAGAGACAATATCTCACCCATGAGGAGTGACAAATCAGAATTTTCTTCAAAGTAAAAAATGATAAGAACACAAGACCATCATAGGTGAAAGCTAGTTCTTTCAAAAAGCCTCTTTGTGACTAAAGCTCAGTCAGAGTCACTATATTGGTGACCTGTTTTATCTAACACAATACGCGCTGAGGGAAGTATTTTGTAACAGGCTGAAGAATGCACACTGTACAAAATGGTTATGGTGTTATTTTAAGTGTGATTTACTTTGAGTTTATTGTCTCCACACAGTAAATAAAGAGATGATATTCCATGAGTAGAGTAGATTATGGGGTTGAATCATCAGATTAGAGCCCTGTAACTTTATGTGATATGTGAGGATTCTCATAAAACTGAGATAGTCCCATAATTAACCACTAGCCATGGGATATTATAATATATTCCATGGTGACTAGTATTTCTCCCCAAATGGAATTAGTATGAAATTATAATGTTACTCTCATTGGGGTTTTCTCCTATTGCTGCCATGAATccatataattaaaaaataagacTACCTTGTTGTGAGATTATCACTCATTACTGTTTAGTACAAATCTGCCAAAAATGACCAATATTATCCTTTTCCCAGTCAACCTTTACTACTAAAAGGTTGAAAGAGCTGTAGATCATCAACCCATGCTTTCATGAGGAGCAAATATGTTTTAACTACTGTAGTTCAAAACTCTTCATAACTCTAAATGCTAAGCTCTAGTGTAATATAGAATGGGTTGGTTTGCATGCTATGGAGTTAACATCCTTACATCTATAATTGTCTCCTAGTGAGTCATTTTGTGTTAGTGTCATGAATTTAAGCTTTGCAGTTAATCATCTGAAAGAGATGGGATTGCCTTGTGAATATGCATGTTAGTGTAGTCATCCCTCCAATTTAGTAGGCACCTAGTTTCTTTAATCAGATGCACAATACCTGCCATTTAAAAACAGCTGAAAGGTCACAGCTGggaacaaattaaaaaacatctGGCTTCTTCAAATTCTGACCTCGTTGTGTCAGAAATCTCTGTAAGAGCTGCGTAGTCAGCTCCTGCTCTGCTAGGAAGCATTCCGCTCTCAGGTGCCTCCGTGATGCACTATAGTGTCCAGCAACATGGCTGTAGAATGCTAAAATTTTCTTCCACTAGATGTTATGCTCTTCAGAAATATCTTGAACCATGTATTCCCTTGACCAGGACCAAAGTTAAGGCTCCTGGCGTATGATCTCATCCTTAATTTTGCTGAGCAGCCTCCCTTGCGCCATTTGTCCCCGCAACCTAAACTTCACACATGATATTCAATGTGTGGTGGTGGGACTATAATGGATAAATGTGCTACCCATTGCTCTAAGAAAGCAGTCTGACTGAATCTTAAATCTCTACAAGGTATGGAGGTTAAAGGTCAGATGGACATTCCTCTAAGAGGTTTCCTACCTGCTCTGTTAATTTCTAAAATTTCTTCTTGGGCCAGTGGGCATGTGTCGCTCTGAGTACTGTGGTGTGGAGAGTTTACGACAGATTTACAATAATTGGGGGATCCCAGCTGGGGTGGCCTCGGGATatgcttcttttttttctttggtagCTTCTGCTTAGCCATAGCTAAGGAGTAATACATTCCGAAATTGTTCACAATGACGGGGACAGGCATGGCAATGGTCAGCACGCCTGCAAGAGCACAGAGAGCCCCCACCAGCATGCCTGACCAAGTCTGAGGATACATGTCTCCATAGCCCAGGGTAGTCATGGTGACAACAGCCCACCAAAAGCCGATGGGGatatttttaaagtgtgtatgTTCACTGGCACTAGGATCATTGGGTTTAGCACCTATTCTCTCAGCATAGTAGATCATCGTGGCAAAGATTAAGACGCCCAATGCCAAGAATATGATGAGCAGCAAGAATTCATTTGTGCTGGCACGGAGAGTATGTCCCAGGACCCGCAGCCCCACAAAGTGGCGGGTCAGCTTGAAAATTCGCAGAATTCGCACAAACCGGACTACTCGTAGGAAGCCCAGGACATCCTTAGCAGCTTTGGAAGACAGGCCACTGAGTCCAACCTCCAAATAGAAAGGCAGAATGGCCACAAAGTCAATGATGTTCAAAGAGTTTTTGATAAATTCCACCTTGTTTGGGCAGAAAGTGATTCTCATCAGGAACTCAAATGTAAACCAGACCACACAGACGCCTTCAATGTAGGTCAGAAAGGCCTCGGTCTCCGCTTCCCTGTAGTGTCGCACGTGGGTGTCATTGCCAATGAATTCAGTCTCTGTTTTGTTCACGATGGGATTAAATCTCTCGTGGGTCTCGAGGCAGAAGGTGGTGATGGAGACCAGAATGAAGAAGAGGGAGGCGAATGCCACGTACTGTTGAAGGAAAGTCACAAGAGAAATGTTAAACGGTAGATAAAGTACAAGGGATTTGTTTctgaaacacacacagaaaactgTTGGATTATTACAACTGGAGATGTTAACAGCTGTAATGCCTTCTGCCTGTGGATTTAAGGCATCACGCTTCAGCTGCAAAGACAATCACGGATTCAGGCTCTGATTCcttaaagcacttaagcatatgtttacattaagcatgtgcttaagtctcatggacttcaatggaacttaaagttaagcacatgcttaaatgctgctCCAAATAGGGACGCCTTCCTGAATTGTGTCTCAGTGCCTGCTGAAGTTACTGATGGAAAAGACCCACTAGCTCTCAGAATCCACTTGCTCTAAAGTGCAAGATGTACAgtggctgccataaaaaaaagtcaacatttattAACAGTTACCTCTGTCTTTTGTGTGAGGTGTAACAGTTATTTCTGATTCTAAGTTTAAGGAGCAATTGTAGCATTCCAGATCTCACTGTGTGGTAGCTGCTGCTAAATGTTGACATTAATGGTGGCTTCTGCAGGTCCCCAGTGCAGGGCTGTATCTGATTTTACAGAATGATGGGCAGCAAAGTTCCATTGGTTTGTGCTAAAAAGTCATGGCCTCACCAGAGCCAGCAAAACATGCAGAGGACTGGCCACACGATACGCTAACACCTACTATTGTAAGATTCTTCATCATTAAACCCCTCGGCCATCTTTTCCAAACCTttcccagaaagagagagaaatatagggccagatcctcagctggtatgaatTGGCGCAGTTTCATTGGCTTCAGGGGAGTGGCGTCCAGTTACATTGGCTAAGGATCTGTTCCATTACCTTGTTTCCCATCAGAATGTGAGCATGCATTCGAAAACCATATTTTTTCCAAGCTGCTACATTATTTCTTGTTTAATCATGTTACAGTGAAGGTGGGAACATTCTCCCAAGGCCACAGGAGAGTCTAACTATTTGTTTGATCCACTTTTGGTCTCACTTACCTCAGATTATCACTGGACTCACTCCTGATTTATGCTAGTGTAATTGAGTAGAGGATGAAACCCAGAACATACAACTCTCAATAACTCCACTTTCTCTGCCTAATCCCCAGAAGGCATTTTGATTTAGCaattaaataaatcaaaacaaagcaccctttccccaccccaagaATCTGTATGCATCTAATATGTTCTCTGTAAGTCAGTAATGGAAACATCTCT
Coding sequences within:
- the KCNC1 gene encoding potassium voltage-gated channel subfamily C member 1 isoform X2; translation: MGQGDESDRIVINVGGTRHQTYRSTLRTLPGTRLAWIAEPDAHSHFDYDPRTDEFFFDRHPGVFAHILNYYRTGKLHCPADVCGPLYEEELAFWGIDETDVEPCCWMTYRQHRDAEEALDSFGGAPLDSSADDGDADGTGDSGDGEEELEMTKRLALSDSPDGRSGGFWRRWQPRIWALFEDPYSSRYARYVAFASLFFILVSITTFCLETHERFNPIVNKTETEFIGNDTHVRHYREAETEAFLTYIEGVCVVWFTFEFLMRITFCPNKVEFIKNSLNIIDFVAILPFYLEVGLSGLSSKAAKDVLGFLRVVRFVRILRIFKLTRHFVGLRVLGHTLRASTNEFLLLIIFLALGVLIFATMIYYAERIGAKPNDPSASEHTHFKNIPIGFWWAVVTMTTLGYGDMYPQTWSGMLVGALCALAGVLTIAMPVPVIVNNFGMYYSLAMAKQKLPKKKKKHIPRPPQLGSPNYCKSVVNSPHHSTQSDTCPLAQEEILEINRADLCKESPVIAKYMPTEAVRVT
- the KCNC1 gene encoding potassium voltage-gated channel subfamily C member 1 isoform X1 — protein: MGQGDESDRIVINVGGTRHQTYRSTLRTLPGTRLAWIAEPDAHSHFDYDPRTDEFFFDRHPGVFAHILNYYRTGKLHCPADVCGPLYEEELAFWGIDETDVEPCCWMTYRQHRDAEEALDSFGGAPLDSSADDGDADGTGDSGDGEEELEMTKRLALSDSPDGRSGGFWRRWQPRIWALFEDPYSSRYARYVAFASLFFILVSITTFCLETHERFNPIVNKTETEFIGNDTHVRHYREAETEAFLTYIEGVCVVWFTFEFLMRITFCPNKVEFIKNSLNIIDFVAILPFYLEVGLSGLSSKAAKDVLGFLRVVRFVRILRIFKLTRHFVGLRVLGHTLRASTNEFLLLIIFLALGVLIFATMIYYAERIGAKPNDPSASEHTHFKNIPIGFWWAVVTMTTLGYGDMYPQTWSGMLVGALCALAGVLTIAMPVPVIVNNFGMYYSLAMAKQKLPKKKKKHIPRPPQLGSPNYCKSVVNSPHHSTQSDTCPLAQEEILEINRADSKLNGEVAKAALANEDCPHIDQAITPDEGLPFTRSGTRERYGPCFLLSTGEYPCPPDGGIRKDLCKESPVIAKYMPTEAVRVT